In a single window of the Papaver somniferum cultivar HN1 chromosome 8, ASM357369v1, whole genome shotgun sequence genome:
- the LOC113305406 gene encoding uncharacterized protein LOC113305406 has product MTCNPLWPEIVANLPTGQYASDRPDLTTRVFRAKFEELKEYTFNKNVLGRVDVHVHVIQSQKKGLPHVNMLIILEKQDKLQAPDDYDRIVRAEIPDKKKEPELYKCVKKWMIHGPCGSKCMREWKCKRGFPKQFYECTVQGKDAYPVYQRRYDGNTTQMSKNFIADNRFLVPYNPWLLQNYDFHINVEVCSTVQSVKYIYKYVYKGPDCITFQVQPVHPESENNEVTRYINVRWVCAQEAM; this is encoded by the coding sequence ATGACTTGCAATCCACTCTGGCCTGAGATTGTAGCTAATTTACCTACCGGTCAATATGCATCAGATAGACCTGATTTAACAACTAGAGTATTCCGTGCTAaatttgaagagttgaaagaataTACATTTAACAAGAATGTACTAGGAAGAGTAGATGTTCATGTTCACGTTATTCAGTCTCAGAAAAAAGGTCTACCTCATGTCAATATGTTGATCATATTGGAAAAACAAGACAAGTTACAAGCTCCTGATGATTATGATCGTATAGTTAGAGCAGAAATCCCTGATAAGAAGAAAGAGCCCGAATTGTATAAGTGTGTGAAAAAATGGATGATTCATGGTCCGTGTGGCAGCAAGTGCATGAGGGAATGGAAGTGCAAGAGAGGGTTTCCGAAACAATTTTATGAATGCACCGTGCAAGGAAAAGATGCTTACCCAGTCTACCAGAGGAGATATGATGGAAATACTACACAAATGAGTAAGAACTTCATAGCGGATAATAGATTTTTGGTGCCTTACAATCCTTGGCTTCTCCAGAATTACGATTTCCACATCAATGTAGAAGTTTGTTCCACTGTCCAAAGTgttaagtatatttacaagtacgTCTACAAGGGCCCAGATTGTATTACCTTTCAAGTGCAACCAGTGCATCCAGAATCCGAGAATAACGAGGTAACACGTTATATCAATGTAAGATGGGTGTGTGCTCAAGAGGCAATGTAA
- the LOC113305407 gene encoding uncharacterized protein LOC113305407, with protein sequence MRDITGNKKSFGGKIVIMGGDFHQVLPVVPKASRGKMVDSCLTRSPLRRHVDVLRLKNNMRAVGDTSYYDFLMRVGDGNEPSAENDMIKMPQDMVIPWTGEDSVSQLIDATFPDLADNSEDQDYLLNRALITLLNEHVDKLNDRVLNGISPGGLPPHELKLKLGAPIMLLRNVSAKNVLCNDTRLIIKKLFSNCIDAVILSGNSAGKRVFIHRMPMSPPENLEMPFKMIHKKFPVRMCFAFTINKAQGQTIENTGIYLSEHVFSHGQLYVALSRGVSSNNTKVLIKKGNVDDKVGIFTKNVVYKEVLTSS encoded by the exons ATGAGAGATATAACGGGTAACAAAAAGTCGTTTGGTGGTAAGATTGTTATTATGGGAGGTGATTTCCACCAGGTTCTTCCAGTCGTACCAAAAGCTTCAAGGGGGAAAATGGTTGATTCGTGTCTTACCAGGTCGCCTCTAAGGAGACATGTAGATGTTCTTCGTCTGAAGAATAATATGCGTGCAGTGGGCGATACGTCTTATTATGATTTCTTGATGCGAGTTGGTGACGGAAATGAACCTTCTGCGGAAAATGACATGATAAAGATGCCACAAGATATGGTGATACCCTGGACTGGTGAAGATTCAGTGTCCCAACTGATAGATGCTACCTTTCCCGACTTGGCAGATAATTCTGAGGATCAAGATTACTTGCTTAACCGGGCACTTATCACACTACTGAATGAGCATGTCGATAAGTTAAATGATCGAGTG TTGAACGGAATATCACCTGGTGGTTTACCTCCTCATGAGTTGAAATTGAAGCTAGGAGCACCCATTATGTTACTGAGGAATGTTAGTGCCAAGAACGTATTATGCAATGATACTAGGCTTATCATAAAGAAGTTATTTTCAAATTGTATCGATGCAGTGATCCTTAGTGGAAATTCAGCGGGTAAAAGAGTATTTATCCATAGGATGCCAATGAGCCCCCCAGAAAATCTTGAGATGCCGTTCAAGATGATTCACAAGAAATTCCCAGTACGTATGTGCTTTGCATTCACAATCAACAAAGCACAAGGACAAACAATTGAAAACACTGGTATTTATCTTTCCGAGCATGTCTTCAGTCATGGGCAATTGTATGTTGCGCTTTCAAGGGGTGTTTCAAGCAACAACACTAAAGTGTTAATCAAAAAAGGAAACGTTGATGATAAAGTTGGAATATTCACCAAGAACGTTGTGTACAAGGAAGTTCTTACGTCCTCTTAG
- the LOC113305408 gene encoding uncharacterized protein LOC113305408, which produces MHAVGDTSYSDFLMRVGDGNEPSAENDMIKMPHDMVIPWTGEDSVSQLIDATFPDLEDNSEDQDYLLNRALITLLNEHVDKLNDRVLDGISPGGLPPHELKFKLGAPIMLLRNVSAKNVLCNDTRLIIKKFFSNCIDAVILSGNSAGKRVFIHRMPMSPPENLEMPFKMIRKQFPVHMFFAFTINKAQGKTIENTGIYLAEHVFSHGQLYVGLSRGVSSNNTKVLIKKRSVDDKVGIFTKNVVYKEVLTSS; this is translated from the exons ATGCATGCAGTGGGAGATACGTCTTATTCTGATTTCTTGATGCGAGTTGGTGACGGAAATGAACCTTCTGCGGAAAATGACATGATAAAGATGCCACATGATATGGTGATACCCTGGACTGGTGAAGATTCAGTGTCCCAACTGATAGATGCTACCTTTCCCGACTTGGAAGATAATTCTGAGGATCAAGATTACTTGCTTAACCGGGCACTTATCACACTACTGAATGAGCATGTCGATAAGTTAAATGATCGAGTG TTGGACGGAATATCCCCTGGTGGTTTACCTCCTCATGAGTTGAAATTTAAGCTAGGAGCACCCATTATGTTACTGAGGAATGTTAGTGCCAAGAACGTATTATGCAATGATACTAGGCTTATCATAAAGAAGTTCTTTTCAAATTGTATCGATGCAGTGATCCTTAGTGGGAATTCAGCGGGTAAAAGAGTATTTATCCATAGGATGCCAATGAGCCCCCCAGAGAATCTTGAGATGCCGTTCAAGATGATTCGCAAGCAATTCCCAGTACATATGTTCTTTGCATTCACAATCAACAAAGCACAAGGAAAAACAATTGAAAACACTGGTATTTATCTTGCCGAGCATGTCTTCAGTCATGGGCAATTATATGTTGGGCTTTCAAGGGGTGTTTCAAGCAACAACACTAAAGTGTTAATCAAAAAACGAAGCGTTGATGATAAAGTTGGAATATTCACCAAGAACGTTGTGTACAAGGAAGTTCTTACGTCCTCTTAG